GTCATGTTCTGGAACGACCCCGAGGGCGCCAAGTACCGCGCGGCCTATTTCGAGCGCTTCCCCGGCGTGTGGTGTCACGGCGACTTCGCGGAATGGACCCCGCACGGCGGGCTCGTCATCCTCGGCCGCTCCGACGCCACGCTGAACCCCGGCGGGGTGCGGATCGGCACGGCGGAGATCTACGCCCAGGTGGAGCAGATCCCCGAAGTGCTCGAGGCGCTGGCGATCGGCCAGGACTGGGACAACGACGTGCGGGTGGTGCTCTTCGTGCGGCTCGCCGAAGGCGCGAGCCTCGACGAGGCGCTGGAGAAGAAGATCAAGTCGCAGATCCGGTCCGGCGCGAGCCCCCGCCACGTGCCGGCCAGGATCGTCGCCGTGGCCGACATTCCGCGGACCAAGTCAGGCAAGATCACGGAACTTGCCGTGCGCGACGTCGTTCATGGTCGCGAGGTGAAGAACAAGGAAGCGCTGGCCAACCCCGAGGCGCTCGACCACTACAAGGATTTGCCGCAGCTCTCCGACTGACGGAGAGTATCCGGGCGCATCCGTCGCCCCCCGCCCGATGCCAGTGCACACCACCGAGGAAGACCCATGTCCGAGCGAAGCGATCCCCGGCTGGATGTGATCCTCTCGGAGATCAAGCGGGTCGACGACGTCGATCTGTCGGAGGGACCTGCCTACGGCAAGCACCGGGACATGGTGGGATCACCGTTCGCGTTCTTTCGCGGCACGGTGAGCCTCTACTATCGCGACCTGAAGGACGGCACGCTGCCCGTCGAGGTGAGCCGGAAGTCGCTGACGCGAATCCAGGGCGACTGCCATCTGGAGAATCTCGGTTTTCTGACCGAAGGGGGCGCCTGGGCCGGGCCGGACTGGGTTCATTTCTGCCCGAACGACTATGACGATGCCGGGGTGGGCTACGCCGAATGGGATCTGGTCCGGTATGCGACCAGCCTTTTTCTGGCCGCCGACCGGGCGCGCTGCGACGACGACGGGACCTACGTCAACTGGCCGCTGGACCGGCTTCACGATTCGCCGGGCTTCGAAGCCGCGCGCGGCGCGGCGAAACGCTTCTTCAAGCGCTACAGGAAGACCTGCGCGGCGGTCGCCGACGATCCGATCGAGTGCTGGGAAGCCGTGATCCGGGGCTTCAAGTCGAAGCACTTCCTCGCGGACTACGAAGAAAAGGCCCGCGACCGGGCCGTCCGCGGCGACGATTTCACCTCCAAGTCCAAGCTCGCCAAAGCCGCGGATCTGGAATCCGACGAACCGCGGTTCAAGCCGAAGGACGGGCGGATCGAGCGGCTGACCGGTGCCCGCGCGGATGAGGTCCGGGCGGCGTTCGCGCCCTATGTGGACGACACGATCTGCGATGTCGCGATCCGGCACGGTGCCGGCCTCGGGGCCCGTCACGCCGATCGTTACTATCTGCTGGTCGGCCCGGATGCGACCGACCGCGAGGGCGACGACTGGCGGAAGCTTCTGGAGCTCTACCATCTGGTGGAAATCAAGGAACAGCGTCCGCCGGGGTTCCTCGCCCATTTTCCCGAGATCGATCCGGCCAACCGGATGCCGTGGGCGCATCTGGTCATCGACAGCCAGCGGCTGATGCAGCGCCATCCGGACCGGGTGCTCGACGAGGTGGTCTGGGAGGGATCGCACTGGCTGGTGCGGACGCGGCACAACTCCAAGGTCTCTCCCGATGCGGAAGACCTCGCCGACGGCGATCTTGCCGACAACCTGCGGGATCACGCCAAGGCGTCCGGGATGGCCGTGGCGCTGGCGCACGCGCGGTCGGACAAGCGCTCTGTCCGGTTCGAGACCCACATGGCGGAGCGGCTCTCCAAGCAGGCGATCCGCGAACTGGTCGGTGTCGCCGAGCGCTACGCGGCCCAGGTGATTCACGACTGGGCCCGGCTGCGACGCCTTCTCGACGAACGCGACCTGATCGCGTGACGCCGGCCGACGGGTTGCGTCCGCCTCCCGGTTTGCTATCGAAGTGTCATCGCCCCGCCGTCAGGGGACCGGCATCGCCCGCCGCCCATCCCGAAAACGCCGTCCTGGAGAGGCCATGACCGACATCCGTCCGCGCCGCAGCGTCCTCTACATGCCCGGCTCCAATGCCCGGGCGCTGGAAAAGGCGAAAACGCTTCCCGTCGACACCGTGATCTTCGATCTGGAGGATGCGGTGGCGCCGGAGCAGAAGGAGAGCGCCCGCGAGCAGGTGATCGCGGCGGTCAAGGCCGGCGGATACGGCCCGCGGGAAGTCGTGGTGCGGATGAACCCGCTGTCGGCGCCCTGGGGCATCGGCGACCTGGAGGCCATCGCCACCAGCGGCGCCGACGCCATTCTGGTGCCGAAGGCGGAGACGGTCGACGACGTCATGGCGATCGGGCGGGTGCTGTCCCGGCTCGGCGCGCCGACGGAACTGGCGATCTGGCTGATGATGGAGACCCCGCGCGCTGTCCTGAACGCCGGCGATATCGCCGAGGCGGTCGAGGAGGACGCCGGCCGCCGGCTCGACGCGCTGGTGATCGGAACCAACGACCTCGCCAAGGAGACCCGCACCCGGATCGTGCCCGGCCGGGCCACCATGATGCCCTGGCTGATGACCTTCGTGGCGGCGGCGCGGGCCAACGACCTCGCCATCATCGACGGTGTGTTCAACGATCTGGACGACGCCGACGGGTTCGCCGCCGAATGCCGGCAGGGCCGGGATCTGGGCATGGACGGCAAGACGCTGATCCATCCCAAGCAGATCGAGGAGGCCAACCGAGCCTTCGCGCCGAGCGAGGAGGAGATCGAGGAGGCGCGCGCCGTCATCGCCGCCTTCGAGGCGCCGGAGAACGCCGGCAAGGGGGCGATCTCGCTCAACGGCCGGATGGTCGAACGGCTGCATGCGGAAATCGCGGAAAAGACCGTCGCGCTCGCCGACGCCATCGCCGCCCGCGGAGGCGCCTGATGGCGGCCAGCGACAGCTCCGCCGATCGCCTCGTCGTCGCCACCTGGAACATCAACTCGATCCGCTCCCGGCTGCCGCTGGTGGAGCGGTTCGTGGCGGCCTACGCCCCCGACGTGCTTCTGCTGCAGGAAACCCGCTGTCCGGATGCCCAGTTTCCGACCTCGGGCCTCGACAAGCTCGGCTATCCCCACGTGGTGGTGAACGGCCGCAAGGGCCACCACGGCGTCGCGATCGCCGCCAAGCGTCCGATCACCGACGTGATGCGCGAGAATCTGGCCGACATCGACGAGGGGCGGCACATCGCCGGCGCGGTCGAGGTGGGCGGCCGCAAGGTGGTGCTGCACTCGCTTTACATTCCGTCGGGCGGTGACGAGCCGGACCCGGCCGTGAACCCGAAATTCGCCGCCAAGCTCGCCTATCTGGAGGCGTTCGCGCCCTGGAGCCGGACCGCTGCGGCCGTGCCGAGCCTGGTGGGCGGCGACTTCAACGTCGCGCCGCTGCCGGAGGACGTGTGGTCCCACAAGCAGCTTCTGAAGGTGATCAGCCACACGCCGGAGGAGACCGAGCGGCTGGACGCGGCGCAAAATGCCGGAAGCTGGGTCGATGTGGTGCGGCGGGATCTGCCGCCGCCGGAGAAGGTCTTCACCTGGTGGAGCTACCGCAACCGCGACCACACGGTCTCCAACCGCGGCCGGCGGCTCGACCACATGTGGGCCTCGCCCTCGCTCGCCGACCGGGTCAGCGGGATCCGGGTCGTGCCGGAGGCGCGCAGCTGGGAAAAGCCCTCGGACCACGTGCCGGTGCTGGTGACGATCTCGGGGTAGAGCAAATCCCAGGAAAAGTGGGACCCGGTTTCGCGTCCGGCTTTGCGTGGAGGGTGGTTCTTTTTCGCTCACGCGAGTTCGCTTCGCTCACCGCTGCGCGGGCGCGGCCTGACCGGCCGGCGGACAGTCGTCCGCTGGTAGATCCCAGGAAAAGTGGGGCCCGGTTTTCCGTGTCAGCAGCCGATCATCCGGCGGATGTCGGACGGCGTGGCGCCTTTGGCCCTGAGCTCGCGCAGGCTGGTGTCGCCCTGGGACTTGGAGAGCTTGCGGCCGGTCTCGTCCAGGATCAGCCGGTGATGGTGGTAGACCGGGGTCGGCAGGCCGAGCAGGTGCTGCAGCAGGCGGTGGATCGCGGTGGCGTAGAAGAGGTCGCGGCCGCGCACCACGTGGGTGACCGCCTGGGCGGCGTCGTCGATGACGACCGAGAGGTGGTAGCTGCCCGGCACGTCGCTGCGGCCGAGAACCACGTCGCCCCAGAGCGCGGGATCGAGCGCCACGTCGCCAGTCTCGCCGGCCGGGCCGTCGCTCTCCTCGCGAAAGGTGAGGGGGGCGTCGAGCCGGGCGAGGGCGTCCGCCATCTTCAGGCGGAGTGTGGCGGGGGCATTGGTCTCGCGTCGCTTGCGAAGGACCTCCGGCGGCAAAAAGAGGTCATCCTCGGGCACGCACCAGCCGCCGTCGGGATCCCGGCGCCACGGCGTACCTGCTGCGGCGGCTACGTCCGCCCCGGCGGCGATCTCGCGGCGGGTGGCGACCGAGCGCCGGATCAGCCCCATCCGGTCGAGCCGGTCGAGGGCGTCCAGATAGTCCGGGATATGCGCAGACTGATGACGGACGGGCTCGGCCCAGTCGAGGCCGAGCCAGGCGAGGTCCTCGAAGATCGCGTCCTCGTAGGCCGGTCGCGCGCGGCCCTGGTCCATGTCGTCGATCCGGACGAGAAAACGGCCGCCCCTTGCCTCGGCGAGCCGGTGGTTCATGATCGCCGAATAGGCGTGACCCAGATGCAGATAGCCGTTCGGGCTCGGCGCGAAGCGGAAGACGGGCGGCTTTGCGGTGGTCATGGGACACCGTGACGGGTCGGGGGCGACGGCTGCGAGCGGTAGCGGGGAACGAAGGCCGATGGCAAGACGGACGAAGGTCGCAGAGGCGGACGGCGCGGCGTCGGGCGGGGTGGAGAGCCCGCCGGCGCCGATCGTGACGGATGCCGACGTCGCCCGGGGCCTGGAGGCGCTGGTCGCGCTGGACGGCCGGCTCAAGGAGATCCGGTCGGTGGCCGGCGAGGTGCCGCTGCGGCTCAGGGCGCCAGGCTTCGAGGGGCTGGCGCGGATCGTGGTGTCCCAGCAGCTGTCGGTCGCAAGTGCGGCCTCGATCTGGGCGCGGCTTGCCGAACGGCTGGATCCGTTCGGGCCGGACGCGGTCAGGGCGGCGAGCGACGAGGAGCTGAGGGCGGCCGGGCTGTCGCGGCCGAAGGTGCGGACGCTTAGGGCGGTCGCCGATGCGGTCGGCGACGGGCTCGACCTGGACCATGTCTGCCGGCTTCCGGCCGGGGACGCCCATGAGCGCCTGTGTGCGGTGAAGGGGATCGGTCCGTGGACGGCCGACATCTACTTGCTGTTCTGTGCCGGCCATCCCGACATCTTTCCGGTCGGCGATCTCGCGCTTCAAAATGCCGTCGCGGACGGGCTCGGACTGCCGGCGCGTCCATCGACCAAAGAGCTCGCCGCGATTGCCGAGGCGTGGTCGCCCTGGCGCGGGGTCGCGGCGCGGCTGTTCTGGAGCTACTACCGGGCGAGGCGGGAAGGCCGCGAGGCGGTTCCGGTCTGACCGGAAGGGAGTGCCGCCGATCGTCGGACACGAAAAAGGGCGCTGTCTGCGCCCTTTCGTAAGACGATGTCATCCGAACCGGCTGGCCGGCGCGAACTGACGATCTAGGTGGAGCGGCGGACCAGGCGGTAGACGAAGAGAAGCACCAGCGCGCCCACGATCGCCGTGATGATGGAGGCGATGGACAGTCCGCCGGTGACGCCGCCGACCCCGAGCGCGGTGCCCAGGTAGCCGCCGACAAACGCGCCGGCAATGCCGATCAGGATGGTCACGAAGATCCCGCCCGGATCGTCGCCCGGCATGATCCATTTGGCGATCGCGCCGGCGATCAGACCGAGAATGATCCAGGATAGAATGGTCAGCATGAAGGGTTCCCCCGCGATTTGCACAACTGGCCTAAAACTCACGTAGCGGAGCAGAGTTCCTCCGGCAACGGAATAGGGCGCGGGGCCGGTGGCCGATCGGGTTCCGACGTGGGGCGGGCGTGGTCCCGGGGCCACACCCCGCCGGCCACGTGTGCCCGGGTGTTGCGATTTCGCTCCCGGTGGCATTGGTTTGGACGGGGGGCGCAACCGGTCGCAACAAGGAACCGAGCCATGGTGGAACTCGACGGCCCCCGGATCGAGCCGGCAGGAGAGGGCAAGCCGCGCGCCCTCGTGGTTCTGCTTCACGGATATGGCGCGGACGGCTCGGATCTGATCGAGCTTGCGCGGATGTGGGCGCCGGCGCTGCCGGACGTGGCCTTCGTGGCGCCCGACGCCCCCGATCACTGCGAGATGGCGCCGATCGGCCGGCAATGGTTTCCGCTGACCCTGCGCGATCCGTCGGAATACTGGCGCGGCGTGACGGCGGCCGCGCCGCTGCTCGACCGGTTCCTCGACGATCAGCTCGTCCGCTACGGACTGGGTGCCGACCGTCTCGCGCTGGTCGGCTTCAGCCAGGGCACCATGATGGCGCTTCACGTCGGCTTCCGGCGGGCGGAGCGGATCGCCGGGCTGATCGGCTATTCGGGGCTGATGGCCGGGCCCGACCGGATCGAATCGGAGATGACGCACCGATTCCCCGTGCTTCTCGTGCACGGCGCCGACGACGACCTGCTTCCGGCGGATCTGACCCGGACGACCGCCGAGCATCTCGACCTTCTTAAGGTTCCGGTCTCCTCGCACATCGAGCCGGGATTGGGTCATGGAATCAATGAGATGGGAGCGCGTCTGGGACTGAATTTCCTGACCAACAATTTGCCGGCATAATATCTCTGCGACAGGTTGACCGCGCGCATAAGCACTTCACAAGACTGACATAGAGCCTATACATATTCGTGCCGCGCATCCGAAGTTGGCGACTCAACTGAGGGACGAGGGACATCGAGTGACCATAGCGGTATCTCCCGATGCGCACCCTACGTTGGTGCTGAACGCCGACTATCGGCCGCTGAGCTATTATCCGCTCTCGCTGTGGTCGTGGCAGGATGCCATCAAGGCGGTCTTCCTCGACAGGGTGAACATCGTTTCCGAATACGAAGCGTCGGTCCGAAGTCCGACCTTCGAGATGAGGCTTCCGAGCGTCGTCTCGCTGAAGACCTACATCAAGCCTGCCCGCCATCCGGCCTTCACCCGCTTCAACGTCTTCCTCCGCGACCGCTTCGAGTGCCAGTACTGCGGCGACACGGACGACCTCACCTTCGATCATCTGATCCCCCGCTCGAAAGGTGGTCTCACCCTGTGGGACAACGTGATCACGGCCTGCTCGAGCTGCAATCTGCGCAAGAGCAACAAGTCGTGCCGCGAGATCGACATGTGGCCGCGCCAGATGCCGTTCCGGCCCACGGTCCAGGATCTGCACAACAACGGCCGCCTGTTCCCGCCGAACTATCTCCACGAGAGCTGGCTCGACTTCCTGTACTGGGACACCGAGCTGGAACCCTGATCCCTTTTTCCACGCCCCGAGACGCCGGATTCCCGATTCGGGTTTGATCCGGGCGCCGAGGTTCGCTTGGATAAGCGACGCGACCGGCCGAGCCCCTGGTGCGGCTGGCATGTGCGCCATGCCATGGCCGTTTCCACGCGGCCGGGACCATCCGGGCGACCGGAAACGTTCCTGTTCCGGCGGCGCCTGGACCGACAAGAGGAAGCCCGATGGATCTTGCAAGCCGCCTGAAAGACCGCCGCGTTCTGGTGACCGGTGCGTCGAGCGGCCTCGGTGCCCACTTCGCGATGATCGCGGCGAGCGCAGGAGCCCACGTGGCCGTCGCCGCACGGCGGAAGCAACGGCTCGACGGTCTCGTGCAGGACCTCACCGAAGCCGGAGCCGCCTCGGCGCTGGCGATCGAACTGGACGTCACCGACGAAAGCTCGATCGAAGCCTGCTGCGAAACGGCGTTCGCCGAGCTCGGCGGGGTGGACGTGCTGGTCAACAACGCCGGCATCGCCACGGAGGGCCGCGCCATCGATCAGTCGACCGCCGATTTCGACAACGTCATGGCGGTCAATCTGCGGGGCGTCTGGCTGATGGCGGTGGCGCTCGGCCGGCGCTGGCGCGACAACCGGCTTGCGGGCAACGTGATCAACATCGCCTCGGTGCTCGGCGAACGGGTGGCCGCGGGCGTGGCCCCCTACGCCGTCTCGAAGGCGGGCGTGGTCCAGATGACCAAGTCGCTGGCGCTGGAATGGGCGCGGCACGGCATCCGGGTCAATGCGCTCGCGCCCGGCTACTTCTCCACCGAAATCAACGCCGCCTTCTTCGAAAGCGATGCCGGACAGGGCATGATCAAGCGCATCCCCATGCGCCGGGTCGGCCGGCTCGACGAACTCGACGGCGTGTTCCTGCTTCTGGCCACCGACGCCTCCAGCTTCATGACCGGAACCGTCATTCCGGTCGACGGGGGCCATCTGGTGTCGTCGCTTTAGGTCATGGACTCATAAATCCGCCCGGACCGTTCGGATTTATGACTCCATGACCCGGCGATTTGACACCCGGCCTCTTCAATTTGTACTGGGCAGTCCTAAATAGCAGTCGGAGCCGCGCCCGATCCCTGTCGGGCGACCAGCCTGCCGACGCTCACAAAAACCAAGGCAGTTCCGCCGCCCATGGCACCCGTCCTTTCCGTGCAAGGCGCGTCGAAGCGATATGATTCCGGCTTCGAGGCCCTCAAATCCGTCGATCTCGAAATCGAGAAGGGTGAGATCTTCGCGCTGCTGGGCCCGAACGGGGCCGGCAAGACGACGCTGATCTCGATCATCTGCGGCCTGGTCAACCTCACCGAGGGCAAGATCACGGTCGGCGGGCACGATATCGTGCGCGACCACCGCAAGGCGCGATCGATGATCGGCCTGGTGCCGCAGGAGCTGACCACGGACCAGTTCGAGAAGGTGTACGACACCGTCTCCTTCAGCCGCGGCCTGTTCGGCAAGCCCGCGAACCCGGCCCACATCGAGCGTGTGCTCAAGGACCTCACCCTCTGGGACAAGCGCGACAACCAGCTGCGGACGCTCTCCGGCGGCATGAAGCGCCGGGTGATGATCGCCAAGGCGCTGTCGCACGAGCCCGAGGTACTGTTTCTCGACGAACCCACCGCGGGTGTCGACGTGGAGCTCAGGCGGGACATGTGGGAAGTGGTCCGCGGCCTGCGCGAAGCGGGCGTGACCATCATCCTCACCACCCACTATCTGGAAGAGGCCGAGGAGATGGCCGACCGGATCGGCGTCATCTCGCGCGGCGAGCTGGTGCTGGTGGAGGAGAAGACCGAACTGATGCGCAAGCTCGGCCAGAAGCGGCTGACGCTGCTGCTGACCGAGCCGATCGAGCGCGTTCCGGAGGCGCTCGCCGAGTACGGGCTGCAGTTGTCGGAGGACGGCAGTGAACTGGTCTACACCTACGACACCCGGGCGGAGCGGACCGGCATCACGTCGCTGATGACCGACCTGCGCGACGCCGACATCCGCTTTCGCGACCTCTACACCGAGCAGAGCTCGCTTGAGGAGATCTTCGTCAATCTGGTGAGGGAGCGCCAATGAACGCCCACGCGGTCCGCGCGATCTACCTCTTCGAGATGAACCGGACACGCCGCACGGTGCTGCAGAGCGTGGTGTCGCCGGTCGTCTCCACGGCGCTCTATTTCGTGGTCTTCGGGGGCGCCATCGGCTCCCGCATCCAGGAGGTCGACGGGGTCGCCTACGGCGCCTTCATCGTGCCCGGCCTGATCATGATGTCGCTGCTGACCCAGAGCGTGTCCAACGCCGCGTTCGGGATCTATTTCCCGAAGTTCACGGGGACGATCTACGAGGTGCTGTCGGCGCCGCTCTCCCCGTTCGAGATCGTGCTGGGCTACGTGGGCGCGGCTGCGACCAAATCGATGCTTCTGGGGCTGATCATCCTGGCGACGGCCGCCGTGTTCGTGCCGATGCGAATCGACCATCCGTTCGTGATGATCCTGTTCCTGGTGCTGACGGCGGTGACGTTCTCGCTGTTCGGATTCGTGATCGGCATCTGGGCCGACGGATTCGAGAAGCTGCAGATGATTCCCCTGCTGTTCATCATGCCGCTGACCTTCCTGGGCGGGACCTTCTACTCGATCGCCATGCTGCCGCCGTTCTGGCAGACGGTCACCCTGTTCAACCCGGTGGTCTACCTGGTGTCCGGGTTCCGCTGGTCGTTCTACGGGACCTCGGACGTTCCGATCGCGATCTCGCTGGCCATGACCGCGGTTTTCCTGGCCGTTTGCCTGACCACGATCTGGTGGATCTTCAAGACAGGCTGGCGCCTGCGCCCGTGATCGGGAGCGGCAGGCTCGCCCCCCCCGGGGATGCGGGGAAGGGATGCGGATCGGCCAAGGCGCATCAGGCCCTGTCTTGCGTTTCGCGCTGCGTCGGCTATATTCTCGGTTAATCCGAACATCTCGATCGGCATTCGAATGAATGCGGACTGAGGGTGGGGCCCCGCGGCACCCGCTCTTTTTTGCTTAGGCCTACCCGTTGCGTGGTCCGACCAGAGGAGAGCGGCGGCGGGCGTGTCGCCAGGGCGGAGCCGAAGGGACCTTTCCCGAGACGACAACCGAATGGATCGTGCGTGAGCGAAGCCGACAACGACCGCCAGACATCGAGCGCAGACCCGATCGACGAGCCCCGCATCGTCCGGGAACAGGGTCTCGATGCGCGCATTGCCGCGATCGTCGAGCCCGTGATCCGGGACCTCGGGTACCGGCTGGTGCGCGTGAAGGTGACGGCCCAGAACGGCTGCACCCTTCAGATCATGGCCGAGCGGCCGGACGGCAGCATGAACGTCGACGACTGCGAAGAGATTTCGAAGGCGGTCTCTCCGGTGCTCGATCTCGAGGACCCGATCGACAAGGCCTACCATCTGGAGATCTCGTCGCCGGGCATCGACCGCCCGCTGGTGCGCCGGTCCGACTTCGACCGGTGGATGGGGCACGAGACGAAGATCGAGCTGTCGCGGCTGCGCGACGGGCGCAAGCGGTTCCGCGGCGTGCTGCTGGGCAACCGGGACGATGCCGTGATGCTGCGCATCGATGCCGAAGGCGGCACGGCCGACGTCGATCTGCCGCTGGACGACATCGGCGACGCGCGGCTGGTGCTGACCGACGCGCTGATCGAGGAATCCCTGAAGGCGGACCGCAAGGCGCGCGGGGGAAATGAGGCCGACGACGCCTAGAGGCGGATCGCCGGTTTTCGAGCAGAAAAGGTGCGGCCGCCTGCGACCAGGCCGACCGGAGGAAGAACAGATATGGCAGTCAGTGCAAACCGCTTGGAGCTCCTTCAGATCGCCGATGCGGTCGCTCGCGAGAAGTCGATCGACCGGACCATCGTGATCGCGGCGATGGAGGACGCCATCCAGAAGGCGGCGCGCTCGCGCTACGGCTCGGAAACCGAGGTTCGCGCCGAGATCAATCCGAAGACCGGCGACATCAAGCTCCACCGGCTGCTCGAAGTGGTCGAGGAGGTCGAGAACCCGGCGACCCAGATCGATCCGGCTTCCGCCCATGACCGCAATCCCGATGCCCAGGTCGGCGACCTGATCTCCGATCCGCTGCCGCCGCTCGATTTCGGCCGCATCGCCGCCCAGTCGGCCAAGCAGGTGATCGTGCAGAAGGTCCGCGAGGCCGAGCGCGACCACCAGTACGAAGAGTTCAAGGACCGCATCGGCGAAGTCGTCAACGGCGTGGTCAAGCGGGTCGAGTACGGCAACGTCATCGTCGATCTCGGCCGCGGCGAGGCGATCGTGAAGCGCGATCAGCTGATCCCCCGCGAGCTGTTCCGCAACGGCGACCGCGTGCGGGCCTACATCATGGACGTGCGCCGCGAGCAGCGCGGGCCGCAGATCTTCCTGTCGCGCACCCATCCGCAGTTCATGGCGAAGCTGTTCCGTCAGGAAGTGCCGGAGATCTACGACGGCGTCATTGAGGTGAAGTCGGTGGCCCGCGACCCGGGCAGCCGGGCCAAGATCGCGGTGGTGTCGAACGATTCCTCCATCGATCCGGTCGGCGCCTGCGTCGGCATGCGCGGCAGCCGCGTCCAGGCCGTGGTGCAGGAGCTGCAGGGCGAGAAGATCGACATCATCCCGTGGAATCCGGATGCGGCGACCTTCATCGTGAACGCGCTGCAGCCGGCCGAGGTCGCCAAGGTGGTGCTCGACGAGGACGCCGAGCGCATCGAGGTCGTGGTGCCGGACGAGCAGCTCTCGCTCGCCATCGGCCGCCGCGGCCAGAACGTGCGGCTCGCCTCGCAGCTCACCGGCTGGGACATCGACATCCTGACCGAGCAGGAGGAATCGGAGCGCCGCCAGAAGGAATTCCAGGAGCGCACCGAGCTGTTCGTGGACGGCCTCAACGTGGACGAGGTGGTCGGCCAGCTGCTGGCTTCGGAAGGCTTCACCTCGATCGAGGAAGTCGCCTACGTGGAGCTGGACGAGGTGGCCTCCATCGAGGGCTTCGACGAGGAGACGGCGGAAGAGATCCAGGCACGTGCCCGCGAGCATCTGGAAGAGCGCGAGCGCCAGCTCGACGAGGAGCGCAAGACGCTCGGCGTCGAGGACGGGCTGCGCGAGATCTCCGGCATCACCACCGCGATGATGGTTGCGCTGGGCAAGGACGACATCAAGACCGTCGAGGATCTGGCCGGCTGCGCCACCGACGATCTGGTCGGCTGGGTCGAGCGCAAGCAGGGCGAGGTGGAACGTCATCCCGGCGCGCTGTCGGATTTCGAGGTGAGCCGGGCCGATGCGGAGGAGATGATTCTCGCCGCGCGCCTGAACGTCGGCTGGATCACCGAGGCGGACCTGACGGCGGAAGAAACCGACGAGAGCGAGGCCGAGGACGCGGCCGGGCTCGAAGGCTGATGTCGGCGGCTGGCGTCATACGGGTAAACGGGTCGAGAAGGAGCGCCTGTCGTTCATGCCGCGCAAGAACGAACCCGTCGAACGCCAGTGTCTCGTCAGCCGTGACGTCCGGCCGGTCGAAGAGCTGATCCGGTTCGTCTGCGACCCGGAGAACCGGGTCGTGGCCGACATCAAGGGAACGCTGCCGGGACGCGGCGTGTGGGTGACGGCGACGCGGGAGGCGGTCGAGACCGCCGAACGCAAGCGGCTGTTCGCCCGCGGCTTCAAGGCGCAGGTCGTGGTCGAGCCGGGGCTTGCCGACCGCGTCGAGGGGCTGCTGGCAGACCGGGCGCTTTCGTCGCTGGGTCTGGCGCGCAAGGCCGGCCTGGTCATCGACGGGTTCGCGTCGGTGGAGGCGGCGGTCGCGCGCGAGCCGGTGGTCGCCCTGGTCGAAGCGTCCGACGGGGCGGAGGACGGACGGCGC
The DNA window shown above is from Amorphus orientalis and carries:
- a CDS encoding GlsB/YeaQ/YmgE family stress response membrane protein, translating into MLTILSWIILGLIAGAIAKWIMPGDDPGGIFVTILIGIAGAFVGGYLGTALGVGGVTGGLSIASIITAIVGALVLLFVYRLVRRST
- a CDS encoding HpcH/HpaI aldolase/citrate lyase family protein → MTDIRPRRSVLYMPGSNARALEKAKTLPVDTVIFDLEDAVAPEQKESAREQVIAAVKAGGYGPREVVVRMNPLSAPWGIGDLEAIATSGADAILVPKAETVDDVMAIGRVLSRLGAPTELAIWLMMETPRAVLNAGDIAEAVEEDAGRRLDALVIGTNDLAKETRTRIVPGRATMMPWLMTFVAAARANDLAIIDGVFNDLDDADGFAAECRQGRDLGMDGKTLIHPKQIEEANRAFAPSEEEIEEARAVIAAFEAPENAGKGAISLNGRMVERLHAEIAEKTVALADAIAARGGA
- the gluQRS gene encoding tRNA glutamyl-Q(34) synthetase GluQRS, with the translated sequence MTTAKPPVFRFAPSPNGYLHLGHAYSAIMNHRLAEARGGRFLVRIDDMDQGRARPAYEDAIFEDLAWLGLDWAEPVRHQSAHIPDYLDALDRLDRMGLIRRSVATRREIAAGADVAAAAGTPWRRDPDGGWCVPEDDLFLPPEVLRKRRETNAPATLRLKMADALARLDAPLTFREESDGPAGETGDVALDPALWGDVVLGRSDVPGSYHLSVVIDDAAQAVTHVVRGRDLFYATAIHRLLQHLLGLPTPVYHHHRLILDETGRKLSKSQGDTSLRELRAKGATPSDIRRMIGC
- a CDS encoding HNH endonuclease, which gives rise to MTIAVSPDAHPTLVLNADYRPLSYYPLSLWSWQDAIKAVFLDRVNIVSEYEASVRSPTFEMRLPSVVSLKTYIKPARHPAFTRFNVFLRDRFECQYCGDTDDLTFDHLIPRSKGGLTLWDNVITACSSCNLRKSNKSCREIDMWPRQMPFRPTVQDLHNNGRLFPPNYLHESWLDFLYWDTELEP
- a CDS encoding DNA-3-methyladenine glycosylase family protein; this translates as MARRTKVAEADGAASGGVESPPAPIVTDADVARGLEALVALDGRLKEIRSVAGEVPLRLRAPGFEGLARIVVSQQLSVASAASIWARLAERLDPFGPDAVRAASDEELRAAGLSRPKVRTLRAVADAVGDGLDLDHVCRLPAGDAHERLCAVKGIGPWTADIYLLFCAGHPDIFPVGDLALQNAVADGLGLPARPSTKELAAIAEAWSPWRGVAARLFWSYYRARREGREAVPV
- a CDS encoding alpha/beta hydrolase, translating into MVELDGPRIEPAGEGKPRALVVLLHGYGADGSDLIELARMWAPALPDVAFVAPDAPDHCEMAPIGRQWFPLTLRDPSEYWRGVTAAAPLLDRFLDDQLVRYGLGADRLALVGFSQGTMMALHVGFRRAERIAGLIGYSGLMAGPDRIESEMTHRFPVLLVHGADDDLLPADLTRTTAEHLDLLKVPVSSHIEPGLGHGINEMGARLGLNFLTNNLPA
- a CDS encoding DUF2252 family protein; the protein is MSERSDPRLDVILSEIKRVDDVDLSEGPAYGKHRDMVGSPFAFFRGTVSLYYRDLKDGTLPVEVSRKSLTRIQGDCHLENLGFLTEGGAWAGPDWVHFCPNDYDDAGVGYAEWDLVRYATSLFLAADRARCDDDGTYVNWPLDRLHDSPGFEAARGAAKRFFKRYRKTCAAVADDPIECWEAVIRGFKSKHFLADYEEKARDRAVRGDDFTSKSKLAKAADLESDEPRFKPKDGRIERLTGARADEVRAAFAPYVDDTICDVAIRHGAGLGARHADRYYLLVGPDATDREGDDWRKLLELYHLVEIKEQRPPGFLAHFPEIDPANRMPWAHLVIDSQRLMQRHPDRVLDEVVWEGSHWLVRTRHNSKVSPDAEDLADGDLADNLRDHAKASGMAVALAHARSDKRSVRFETHMAERLSKQAIRELVGVAERYAAQVIHDWARLRRLLDERDLIA
- a CDS encoding exodeoxyribonuclease III — encoded protein: MAASDSSADRLVVATWNINSIRSRLPLVERFVAAYAPDVLLLQETRCPDAQFPTSGLDKLGYPHVVVNGRKGHHGVAIAAKRPITDVMRENLADIDEGRHIAGAVEVGGRKVVLHSLYIPSGGDEPDPAVNPKFAAKLAYLEAFAPWSRTAAAVPSLVGGDFNVAPLPEDVWSHKQLLKVISHTPEETERLDAAQNAGSWVDVVRRDLPPPEKVFTWWSYRNRDHTVSNRGRRLDHMWASPSLADRVSGIRVVPEARSWEKPSDHVPVLVTISG